In one window of Saccharomyces paradoxus chromosome VII, complete sequence DNA:
- the MDS3 gene encoding Mds3p (component of the TOR regulatory pathway~similar to YGL197W): protein MPLLQPSTCFCYPLKLPPLPLASDSNEFDECARKRLTLDYRTGSAVTLTRSNIFVHGGLTIPLNLPIVNSMQLQKELILFFAKEKNNGSSFKNLNEWISKETFFLDLMSRTWYRVKTSFDQRTEELLKAENSSFKTDTDTKDIRMDIKKGKYLESPLKERLFHSLCYLDGCLYIFGGLTVSPQSGYELIATNELWKLDLNTKKWSLLSDDPQIARRFNHTMHVKNENNDSRDTKLIIVGGLNNMDQPVKKIDIYNISQNCWQSETIPKEPMEITTNVNGIPLALSKDQNFSILVENNEANVPALAFYMRSDQIDEFLGKDPSKIKENSPIVALPLLSDSRGIRMPSNPALPKKLLNVPYELLAPTGDYFGFNIVIGGFHPNYQSSNFHCFIYDINSGKWSRVATACPDCDINKHRFWRVFVWKSHHQTILLGTKTDDYYSPSVQRFDHLSTFGLPLVNIFNKTIQLPHRKISASSSPTPIENFAKHKDTPLKKVSFTSSATSQFENYIRYIAPPLEMSSIQSVFPPYAMVLGKDALEIYGKPLSDFEFITSEGDSIGVPCYLLRKRWGRYFDMLLSQSYTKVCADYETTGTQSTLIKFSPHSSRNSSKAVRQEGRLSSSGSLDNYFEKNFPIFARTSVSEAQNARPQAANTDAKVQNTLSTSGEPSSSSSSELYSTPHYQRNNDEEDDEDPVSPKPVSKSNSIYRPIRKTESSSTTSSSNGMIFRVPFKEKAAITSNTEALLETNLSLQELSRRRSSLMSIPSGELLKSSISEAEHQRRASHPLTSSSLFEDGGTSCGKQPQQHTLQNPHNHLSPRRFSRSARSSISYVSSSSDRRGNSISSRSTSDSFGTPPVLGVLNVPLPPQTKEPNEPPPPCPAMSTGSNTRRSNTLTDYMHSNKASPFSSRRSSHIGRRSSTPETENAFSTTPRASLDGQMLGKSLKEGSTSQYTQPRMNSFPKANETIQTPTSSNNEWSRQSVTSNTDSFDSLQSNFALELEPLLTPRSLYMPWPTSTVRAFAEFFYTGQVNSKWLLAPVALDLLVMAKIYEIPLLYKLVLEVLYSILAKKEESLSLICTSSMETFRTKILNYYKGDEERTNDYLASNENYQEFSKLKVSLENIDNGYYDPDLLRKQSRAQSSSTQESSGSGNGEKTATGGGSPDTSSTNVPTVFAGGPRDSHNSVGSIGFPNSMNIQSSRRSTSGFSPRVKMKSSLSKEIDPKTFYDEFEPKERKSFEDSDDQQTNIGSFNLHLFDMNYGSISSSSTNSISSSDLEEKEEQEQLQDLLEIEREDSAEILDARFRNKEDDKMTKDVLKDKKRHYLPHEKNNTFKAKEGKDREVRKEEEEFDFGLGMLSLNKIKREAKHVDKIDDSVDPLFKSSAFPQSPIRAYGSTTRTSSASGKPYRDNRSFNAFSVLTLENMASANALPPVDYVIKSIYRTTVLVNDIRLMVRCMDCIELSKNLRVLKKKTLEDVSKLKGISKPSQ from the coding sequence ATGCCTTTGTTACAACCATCCACTTGCTTCTGCTACCCTCTGAAGCTTCCACCACTGCCACTAGCTTCCGATTCCAACGAGTTTGATGAATGCGCCAGAAAAAGGTTGACGTTGGACTACAGGACAGGTTCCGCGGTAACGCTAACCAGGTCCAATATATTTGTGCATGGCGGCTTAACCATCCCTTTGAACCTACCCATTGTAAATTCCATGCAATTGCAAAAGGAActtatccttttctttgcaaaggaaaaaaataatggcaGTTCTTTCAAGAACTTAAACGAGTGGATAAGTAAAGAGACCTTTTTCTTAGACTTGATGTCTAGAACCTGGTATAGAGTAAAAACATCGTTTGACCAAAGGACTGAGGAGTTATTAAAGGCAGAGAACTCCAGTTTCAAAACAGATACTGATACAAAAGACATTCGAATGGACATTAAGAAAGGCAAATATCTCGAATCCCCGCTCAAGGAAAGGCTATTCCATTCCTTATGCTATTTAGATGGctgtttatatatatttggtGGGCTCACAGTGTCTCCTCAGAGTGGGTATGAGTTGATCGCTACAAATGAGCTATGGAAGCTAGATTTAAATACCAAGAAATGGTCGCTTTTGAGCGATGACCCTCAAATAGCGAGAAGGTTCAACCATACCATGCATGTAAAGAACGAAAATAACGATAGTAGAGACACAAAACTAATAATTGTTGGAGGACTTAATAATATGGATCAGccggtgaaaaaaatagacaTCTATAACATATCACAGAATTGCTGGCAATCCGAAACCATACCCAAAGAACCGATGGAAATCACCACAAATGTCAATGGCATACCCTTAGCATTATCAAAGGACCagaatttttctattctGGTTGAAAATAATGAGGCCAATGTTCCAGCACTGGCATTCTACATGAGAAGTGATCAAATAGACGAATTTCTTGGAAAGGAtccatcaaaaataaaggaaaactCACCTATAGTGGCGTTGCCCCTATTGTCTGATTCGCGAGGAATTAGAATGCCCTCGAATCCGGCGTTACCGAAAAAACTATTGAATGTTCCGTATGAGCTATTAGCGCCAACAGGTGACTACTTCGGATTTAATATCGTGATCGGCGGGTTTCACCCAAATTACCAATCTTCTAACTTCCATTGCTTCATATACGATATTAACTCGGGCAAGTGGTCGCGGGTCGCTACTGCCTGTCCTGACTGTGATATCAACAAACATCGATTCTGGAGGGTATTTGTCTGGAAATCGCATCATCAGACAATTTTGTTGGGAACTAAGACTGACGATTACTATTCACCGAGTGTGCAAAGGTTTGACCACCTTTCCACTTTTGGATTACCTCTGGTAAATATCTTTAACAAGACAATACAACTACCTCATCGTAAGATCTCAGCTTCATCTTCACCGACACCCATAGAAAACTTTGCCAAACATAAGGACACTCCATTAAAAAAGGTAAGCTTCACTTCATCAGCTACCTCCCAATTTGAAAACTACATTAGATATATAGCTCCGCCCTTGGAAATGTCTTCCATTCAATCTGTGTTCCCACCGTATGCCATGGTTCTAGGTAAAGACGCTTTAGAGATTTACGGGAAGCCTCTATCCGATTTTGAATTCATTACTAGTGAAGGCGACTCCATTGGTGTACCATGTTATttattaagaaaaagatgGGGCCGTTATTTCGACATGCTCTTATCTCAAAGTTATACGAAAGTTTGTGCCGATTATGAAACTACTGGTACGCAATCTACGCTAATAAAATTCTCACCACATTCATCTAGAAATAGCTCCAAAGCCGTAAGACAAGAAGGTAGACTTTCTTCATCGGGCTCGCTGGACAACTACttcgaaaaaaatttcccaATATTTGCGAGAACAAGCGTTTCCGAGGCTCAAAATGCACGTCCTCAAGCAGCAAATACGGATGCGAAAGTTCAGAATACACTTAGTACATCAGGTGAACCAAgctcttcctcctcttctgAACTATACTCCACTCCTCATTACCAGCgtaataatgatgaagaggatgatgaGGATCCGGTTTCTCCAAAACCTgtatcaaaatcaaacagTATTTATAGACCCATTAGGAAGACAGAAAgttcatcaacaacaagTTCTTCAAACGGTATGATCTTCAGAGTAcctttcaaagaaaaagcagcTATAACGTCAAATACCGAAGCTCTCTTGGAGACGAATCTTTCTCTTCAAGAATTAAGCCGAAGAAGATCGTCACTTATGAGCATTCCCTCCGGTGAGCTTCTGAAGTCATCTATATCTGAAGCAGAACATCAACGTCGTGCATCACATCCGCTCACTTCATCATCACTCTTTGAAGATGGTGGAACATCGTGCGGTAAACAACCGCAACAACATACTTTACAAAATCCTCATAACCATTTATCTCCCCGGAGATTCTCAAGAAGTGCAAGAAGTTCGATTTCCTACGTGAGCTCTTCCTCCGATAGACGTGGAAACTCAATTTCCAGCAGAAGCACAAGCGATAGCTTTGGGACCCCACCAGTTTTAGGTGTTTTAAATGTTCCTTTGCCTCCTCAAACAAAAGAACCCAATGAACCCCCTCCACCATGTCCTGCAATGAGCACTGGCTCAAATACAAGGCGAAGCAACACCCTAACAGATTATATGCATTCCAACAAGGCTAGCCCATTTTCTTCTCGCAGATCGTCGCACATCGGCAGGCGTTCTAGTACACcagaaacagaaaatgCATTTTCTACAACACCAAGAGCGTCCTTAGATGGTCAAATGCTAGGAAAATCTTTAAAGGAGGGTTCTACATCGCAGTACACACAACCGAGAATGAATTCTTTCCCGAAGGCGAATGAAACAATACAAACCCCCACATCATCAAACAATGAATGGAGCCGTCAATCTGTTACTTCGAATACAGATAGTTTTGACAGTTTACAATCTAATTTTGCGTTAGAGTTAGAGCCTCTACTAACACCAAGATCACTCTACATGCCTTGGCCAACTTCCACGGTTAGAGCATTTGCAGAATTCTTTTACACTGGGCAAGTAAACAGCAAATGGCTTTTGGCACCAGTGGCTCTTGATTTATTAGTAATGGCTAAGATTTATGAAATACCATTACTATATAAATTGGTCCTTGAAGTTTTATATTCGATTCTGgctaaaaaagaagaaagtttaTCCTTAATATGTACCTCGTCAATGGAAACCTTCCGCACCAAAATTCTCAACTACTATAAAGGTGACgaagaaagaacaaatgATTATTTGGCTTCAAACGAAAATTACCAGGAATTTTCGAAATTGAAAGTGTCACTAGAGAATATTGATAATGGATATTATGACCCAGATTTGTTACGCAAGCAGTCAAGAGCACAGTCGTCGAGTACACAAGAGAGTAGCGGCAGTGGAAACGGCGAGAAAACTGCAACTGGTGGTGGCTCTCCGGAtacttcttcaacaaatgTTCCTACAGTCTTTGCTGGAGGGCCCAGAGATAGCCACAATTCAGTAGGTTCCATTGGTTTCCCAAACAGTATGAATATACAGAGCTCAAGGAGATCAACATCGGGATTTTCTCCACGCGTTAAGATGAAATCGAGTTTAAGTAAGGAAATAGATCCGAAAACATTTTATGACGAATTCGAGCCGAAAGAGCGCAAAAGTTTTGAAGATAGTGATGATCAGCAAACCAATATCGGGAGCTTTAACCTTCATTTGTTTGATATGAATTATGGTTCCatcagcagcagcagtaCTAACAGCATTAGTAGTAGTGATTTAGAggagaaagaagaacaagaacaactTCAAGACTTGTTAGAAATAGAAAGGGAAGATTCCGCTGAGATTTTGGACGCAAGGTTTAGAAACAAAGAAGACGATAAAATGACGAAGGATGTACTAAAAGACAAGAAACGTCATTACCTACCgcatgaaaaaaataacaccTTCAAAGCCAAAGAAGGTAAAGACAGAGAGGTGAGgaaggaagaggaagaattCGATTTTGGCTTGGGGATGCTTTCGCtcaataaaataaaaagggaGGCCAAGCATGTCGACAAAATAGACGACTCTGTGGACCCTTTATTCAAATCATCTGCCTTCCCGCAAAGTCCAATTCGAGCATATGGATCTACCACAAGAACCAGTTCAGCTTCTGGAAAGCCATATAGAGACAATCGTTCATTTAATGCATTTTCTGTTTTGACATTAGAAAATATGGCGTCTGCAAATGCACTACCTCCCGTTGATTATGTCATAAAATCAATATACAGAACCACTGTGTTAGTGAATGATATTAGATTGATGGTTCGTTGCATGGATTGCATTGAACTATCTAAAAATCTACGAgtactgaagaaaaaaactctGGAAGATGTTTCGAAATTGAAAGGCATCTCCAAACCGTCACAGTAG
- the DSD1 gene encoding D-serine ammonia-lyase DSD1 (D-serine dehydratase (aka D-serine ammonia-lyase)~similar to YGL196W) has translation MSDVLSQYKGCSIEDLPTPNFIINEEKFDKNCTTMLNNVEELSGECGVPIKFRAHIKTHKTAKGTLKQLGHGLPLAKRTTRAIIVSTLKEAEELLNYQDRQCLDYIDDITYSLPCCVPEVIPLLSSLSRRVDNFQIFVDNIEHLENLKDFGRPASGKKWSIFIKVDMGTKRAGLAFDSPEFLSLLKRLTSSEIKEIIEPYGFYAHAGHSYSSTSMSDTQNLLIEEVKAVNSAAKVLCSVDPNFDASKLTLSVGATPTSNSLKLDNKSTLVKFITAELVGALEIHCGNYCMYDLQQVATGCVQEHELSGFVLGTVLSSYASRGELLSNTGVMCLTREASSIEGFGICSNLQQVLKSEDFNREWYVARVSQEHGILRSTRNWNETTPLKLGTKFAVLPQHACITMGQFPYYFVVNSQGIVTDVWVPFQKW, from the coding sequence ATGAGCGATGTTCTATCCCAATATAAAGGGTGTTCAATCGAGGATTTACCTACACcaaatttcattattaatgaagaaaaatttgataagAATTGTACCACAATGTTGAACAACGTTGAAGAGCTAAGTGGGGAATGTGGCGTACCAATCAAATTTCGTGCTCACATAAAGACGCATAAGACAGCAAAGGGTACTTTGAAGCAATTGGGCCATGGACTACCATTGGCTAAGCGCACTACAAGAGCTATAATAGTATCAACTTTAAAAGAAGCAGAAGAACTTTTGAATTATCAAGATAGACAATGTTTGGATTACATTGACGATATAACATATAGTCTGCCCTGCTGCGTTCCAGAGGTTATTCCTCTTTTGAGCAGTTTGTCAAGAAGAGTGGATAATTTTCAGATTTTTGTGGACAATATTGAACATTTGGAGAATTTAAAAGATTTTGGTAGACCTGCTTCCGGCAAGAAATGGTCGATTTTTATCAAAGTCGATATGGGGACTAAGAGGGCGGGCCTTGCTTTCGATTCTCCCGAATTTTTGAGTCTTCTGAAAAGACTGACTTCGTCAGAGattaaagaaataattGAACCGTATGGGTTTTATGCACATGCCGGGCACAGCTACTCTTCAACTTCGATGAGCGACACTCAGAATCTTTTGATCGAAGAAGTGAAAGCAGTCAATTCCGCTGCCAAAGTCTTGTGCTCTGTAGACCCTAATTTCGATGCTTCTAAATTAACACTTTCCGTAGGCGCTACGCCaacttcaaattctttgaaaCTCGATAATAAAAGTACCCTTGTCAAATTCATTACAGCTGAATTAGTTGGCGCACTTGAAATACATTGCGGCAATTACTGCATGTATGACCTGCAGCAGGTGGCAACAGGCTGTGTTCAAGAGCACGAATTGTCCGGTTTCGTATTGGGGACAGTACTGTCATCGTACGCTTCTAGAGGCGAATTGTTGAGTAATACAGGTGTGATGTGCCTAACGCGGGAAGCCTCCTCGATAGAAGGGTTTGGCATATGCAGTAATTTGCAACAAGTTTTAAAATCCGAGGATTTCAATAGGGAATGGTATGTAGCTAGGGTTTCTCAAGAACATGGGATATTGAGGTCAACAAGAAACTGGAACGAAACAACTCCATTGAAATTAGGCACCAAATTTGCCGTTCTTCCTCAACACGCTTGTATTACAATGGGGCAATTTCCATATTATTTCGTAGTAAATAGCCAGGGTATTGTCACCGATGTTTGGGTACCGTTTCAGAAATGGTAA